In Glycine max cultivar Williams 82 chromosome 7, Glycine_max_v4.0, whole genome shotgun sequence, a single window of DNA contains:
- the LOC100776966 gene encoding uncharacterized protein isoform X1: protein MVRAPNPEHRESTTPFVVQGEGLTNDGFIPQIFSSMPALNDAASYLAQTTSYITGCFSDYSVEHSPRLFGASDTRAPELVDFPSSETNASSSTEIEHIASNRTHLTCVESSSASTSAPPHMHDEITGSSGSSALIESNRTGQSGISILQSLIDRARRTVRGSADDIGWLQRDPGMPSVEDGTVRFLEILDNIKHGVHRLPNSVVYLLIPGLFSNHGPLYFVSTKVSFSKMGLACHIAKIHSEASVEKNAKELKEYIEEIYWGSNKRVMLLGHSKGGVDAAAALSLYWSDLKDKVAGLALAQSPYGGTPIASDLLREGQLGDYVNLRKLTEILICKVIKGDMRALEDLTYERRREFLKEHHLPKEVPIVSFRTEAGISPAVLATLSHVAHAELPLVAPGGESRKLPLVMPLGAAMAACAQLLQVRYGEKSDGLVTCRDAEVPGSIVVRPKRKLDHAWMVYSSLNDDPSEGDASQVCEALLTLLVEIGQTKMHELAMKDE, encoded by the exons ATGGTGCGAGCTCCGAATCCAGAGCATCGGGAATCGACCACGCCCTTTGTC GTACAGGGAGAGGGTTTGACAAATGATGGGTTTATTCCTCAGATATTTTCATCTATGCCAGCTCTCAATGATGCAGCTTCTTATCTTGCACAAACAACATCATACATAACTGGATGTTTCTCTGATTATTCAG TGGAACATTCCCCCAGACTTTTTGGTGCTTCTGACACTCGTGCACCAGAGCTTGTGGATTTTCCTTCTTCTGAAACTAATgcatcttcatctactgaaatTGAGCATATTGCTTCAAACAGAACCCATTTAACCTGTGTTGAATCATCAAGCGCCTCAACTTCTGCTCCTCCACATATGCATGATGAAATCACTGGTAGTTCTGGTTCTAGTGCACTTATTGAATCAAATCGTACTGGACAAAGTGGCATTTCCATTTTACAAAG CCTAATTGATCGTGCTCGAAGGACTGTGCGTGGATCTGCCGATGATATAGGATGGCTTCAACGTGATCCTGGAATGCCGTCAGTTGAAGATGGAACAGTGAGGTTCCTGGAAATTCTGGACAACATCAA GCATGGTGTTCACAGGTTACCAAATTCGGTGGTTTATTTGTTAATTCCAG GTCTTTTCAGTAATCATGGTCCACTTTACTTTGTCAGTACAAAAGTCAGTTTTTCAAAAATGGGTTTGGCCTGTCATATCGCAAAGATTCATAGTGAG GCTTCAGTTGAGAAAAATGCCAAAGAGCTAAAAGAGTACATTGAGGAAATTTATTGGGGTTCAAATAAACGTGTTATGCTTCTTGGACACAGCAAAGGAGGAGTAGATGCAGCAGCTGCTTTATCATTGTATTGGTCTGATTTGAAAGATAAAGTTGCTGGGTTGGCATTAGCACAAAGTCCCTATGGTGGAACTCCTATAGCTTCAGATCTTCTACGAGAAGGACAACTTGGTGATTATGTAAATTTACGGAAACTTACAGAGATTCTTATCTGTAAAGTAATTAAG GGTGACATGCGAGCCTTAGAAGACTTGACATACGAAAGGAGGAGAGAGTTTTTAAAGGAGCATCATCTGCCAAAAGAAGTCCCAATTGTTTCATTTCGAACCGAAGCTGGCATTTCCCCGGCTGTTTTAGCCACGTTATCCCACGTTGCACATGCCGAACTACCCCTGGTTGCTCCAGGCGGCGAGTCTAGAAAACTCCCTTTGGTGATGCCGCTTGGTGCTGCTATGGCTGCTTGTGCACAATTGCTGCAGGTGAGGTATGGAGAGAAAAGTGACGGACTTGTTACCTGCCGAGACGCAGAAGTTCCTGGATCCATTGTGGTGCGACCTAAACGAAAATTGGACCACGCTTGGATGGTTTATTCATCACTAAATGATGACCCTTCTGAAGGAGATGCATCTCAGGTGTGTGAGGCTCTCTTGACTCTACTCGTGGAAATCGGGCAAACAAAGATGCATGAGCTTGCAATGAAAGATGAATGA
- the LOC100776966 gene encoding uncharacterized protein isoform X3 → MEHSPRLFGASDTRAPELVDFPSSETNASSSTEIEHIASNRTHLTCVESSSASTSAPPHMHDEITGSSGSSALIESNRTGQSGISILQSLIDRARRTVRGSADDIGWLQRDPGMPSVEDGTVRFLEILDNIKHGVHRLPNSVVYLLIPGLFSNHGPLYFVSTKVSFSKMGLACHIAKIHSEASVEKNAKELKEYIEEIYWGSNKRVMLLGHSKGGVDAAAALSLYWSDLKDKVAGLALAQSPYGGTPIASDLLREGQLGDYVNLRKLTEILICKVIKGDMRALEDLTYERRREFLKEHHLPKEVPIVSFRTEAGISPAVLATLSHVAHAELPLVAPGGESRKLPLVMPLGAAMAACAQLLQVRYGEKSDGLVTCRDAEVPGSIVVRPKRKLDHAWMVYSSLNDDPSEGDASQVCEALLTLLVEIGQTKMHELAMKDE, encoded by the exons TGGAACATTCCCCCAGACTTTTTGGTGCTTCTGACACTCGTGCACCAGAGCTTGTGGATTTTCCTTCTTCTGAAACTAATgcatcttcatctactgaaatTGAGCATATTGCTTCAAACAGAACCCATTTAACCTGTGTTGAATCATCAAGCGCCTCAACTTCTGCTCCTCCACATATGCATGATGAAATCACTGGTAGTTCTGGTTCTAGTGCACTTATTGAATCAAATCGTACTGGACAAAGTGGCATTTCCATTTTACAAAG CCTAATTGATCGTGCTCGAAGGACTGTGCGTGGATCTGCCGATGATATAGGATGGCTTCAACGTGATCCTGGAATGCCGTCAGTTGAAGATGGAACAGTGAGGTTCCTGGAAATTCTGGACAACATCAA GCATGGTGTTCACAGGTTACCAAATTCGGTGGTTTATTTGTTAATTCCAG GTCTTTTCAGTAATCATGGTCCACTTTACTTTGTCAGTACAAAAGTCAGTTTTTCAAAAATGGGTTTGGCCTGTCATATCGCAAAGATTCATAGTGAG GCTTCAGTTGAGAAAAATGCCAAAGAGCTAAAAGAGTACATTGAGGAAATTTATTGGGGTTCAAATAAACGTGTTATGCTTCTTGGACACAGCAAAGGAGGAGTAGATGCAGCAGCTGCTTTATCATTGTATTGGTCTGATTTGAAAGATAAAGTTGCTGGGTTGGCATTAGCACAAAGTCCCTATGGTGGAACTCCTATAGCTTCAGATCTTCTACGAGAAGGACAACTTGGTGATTATGTAAATTTACGGAAACTTACAGAGATTCTTATCTGTAAAGTAATTAAG GGTGACATGCGAGCCTTAGAAGACTTGACATACGAAAGGAGGAGAGAGTTTTTAAAGGAGCATCATCTGCCAAAAGAAGTCCCAATTGTTTCATTTCGAACCGAAGCTGGCATTTCCCCGGCTGTTTTAGCCACGTTATCCCACGTTGCACATGCCGAACTACCCCTGGTTGCTCCAGGCGGCGAGTCTAGAAAACTCCCTTTGGTGATGCCGCTTGGTGCTGCTATGGCTGCTTGTGCACAATTGCTGCAGGTGAGGTATGGAGAGAAAAGTGACGGACTTGTTACCTGCCGAGACGCAGAAGTTCCTGGATCCATTGTGGTGCGACCTAAACGAAAATTGGACCACGCTTGGATGGTTTATTCATCACTAAATGATGACCCTTCTGAAGGAGATGCATCTCAGGTGTGTGAGGCTCTCTTGACTCTACTCGTGGAAATCGGGCAAACAAAGATGCATGAGCTTGCAATGAAAGATGAATGA
- the LOC100776966 gene encoding uncharacterized protein isoform X2, with product MPALNDAASYLAQTTSYITGCFSDYSVEHSPRLFGASDTRAPELVDFPSSETNASSSTEIEHIASNRTHLTCVESSSASTSAPPHMHDEITGSSGSSALIESNRTGQSGISILQSLIDRARRTVRGSADDIGWLQRDPGMPSVEDGTVRFLEILDNIKHGVHRLPNSVVYLLIPGLFSNHGPLYFVSTKVSFSKMGLACHIAKIHSEASVEKNAKELKEYIEEIYWGSNKRVMLLGHSKGGVDAAAALSLYWSDLKDKVAGLALAQSPYGGTPIASDLLREGQLGDYVNLRKLTEILICKVIKGDMRALEDLTYERRREFLKEHHLPKEVPIVSFRTEAGISPAVLATLSHVAHAELPLVAPGGESRKLPLVMPLGAAMAACAQLLQVRYGEKSDGLVTCRDAEVPGSIVVRPKRKLDHAWMVYSSLNDDPSEGDASQVCEALLTLLVEIGQTKMHELAMKDE from the exons ATGCCAGCTCTCAATGATGCAGCTTCTTATCTTGCACAAACAACATCATACATAACTGGATGTTTCTCTGATTATTCAG TGGAACATTCCCCCAGACTTTTTGGTGCTTCTGACACTCGTGCACCAGAGCTTGTGGATTTTCCTTCTTCTGAAACTAATgcatcttcatctactgaaatTGAGCATATTGCTTCAAACAGAACCCATTTAACCTGTGTTGAATCATCAAGCGCCTCAACTTCTGCTCCTCCACATATGCATGATGAAATCACTGGTAGTTCTGGTTCTAGTGCACTTATTGAATCAAATCGTACTGGACAAAGTGGCATTTCCATTTTACAAAG CCTAATTGATCGTGCTCGAAGGACTGTGCGTGGATCTGCCGATGATATAGGATGGCTTCAACGTGATCCTGGAATGCCGTCAGTTGAAGATGGAACAGTGAGGTTCCTGGAAATTCTGGACAACATCAA GCATGGTGTTCACAGGTTACCAAATTCGGTGGTTTATTTGTTAATTCCAG GTCTTTTCAGTAATCATGGTCCACTTTACTTTGTCAGTACAAAAGTCAGTTTTTCAAAAATGGGTTTGGCCTGTCATATCGCAAAGATTCATAGTGAG GCTTCAGTTGAGAAAAATGCCAAAGAGCTAAAAGAGTACATTGAGGAAATTTATTGGGGTTCAAATAAACGTGTTATGCTTCTTGGACACAGCAAAGGAGGAGTAGATGCAGCAGCTGCTTTATCATTGTATTGGTCTGATTTGAAAGATAAAGTTGCTGGGTTGGCATTAGCACAAAGTCCCTATGGTGGAACTCCTATAGCTTCAGATCTTCTACGAGAAGGACAACTTGGTGATTATGTAAATTTACGGAAACTTACAGAGATTCTTATCTGTAAAGTAATTAAG GGTGACATGCGAGCCTTAGAAGACTTGACATACGAAAGGAGGAGAGAGTTTTTAAAGGAGCATCATCTGCCAAAAGAAGTCCCAATTGTTTCATTTCGAACCGAAGCTGGCATTTCCCCGGCTGTTTTAGCCACGTTATCCCACGTTGCACATGCCGAACTACCCCTGGTTGCTCCAGGCGGCGAGTCTAGAAAACTCCCTTTGGTGATGCCGCTTGGTGCTGCTATGGCTGCTTGTGCACAATTGCTGCAGGTGAGGTATGGAGAGAAAAGTGACGGACTTGTTACCTGCCGAGACGCAGAAGTTCCTGGATCCATTGTGGTGCGACCTAAACGAAAATTGGACCACGCTTGGATGGTTTATTCATCACTAAATGATGACCCTTCTGAAGGAGATGCATCTCAGGTGTGTGAGGCTCTCTTGACTCTACTCGTGGAAATCGGGCAAACAAAGATGCATGAGCTTGCAATGAAAGATGAATGA